In Pseudomonas rhizosphaerae, one DNA window encodes the following:
- the msrQ gene encoding protein-methionine-sulfoxide reductase heme-binding subunit MsrQ — MRYPFWRLSVFVVACIWPLLWLYQAWIFALGPDPGKVLVDRLGLGTLVLVLITLCMTPLQKLSGWPGWIAVRRQLGLWCFAYVCLHLAAYLFFILGLDWSQLGVELIKRPYIIVGSLAFLCLLALAITSNRYSQRRLGRRWKQLHRLVYVVLGLGLLHFLWIVRADLEEWSIYAAAGVFLMLLRVPAVARRIPRLIGRKPVTPKKI, encoded by the coding sequence ATGCGTTACCCGTTCTGGCGTTTGAGTGTGTTCGTGGTCGCCTGCATATGGCCATTGTTATGGCTCTACCAGGCGTGGATATTTGCCCTGGGGCCCGATCCAGGCAAAGTGCTGGTGGACCGCTTGGGCTTGGGTACCCTGGTGCTGGTGTTGATCACCCTGTGCATGACGCCCCTGCAAAAGTTGTCCGGCTGGCCTGGGTGGATAGCAGTACGCCGGCAGTTGGGCCTATGGTGCTTTGCCTATGTATGCCTGCATCTTGCGGCCTATCTCTTCTTCATTCTGGGATTGGACTGGAGTCAGCTTGGCGTCGAATTGATCAAACGCCCCTACATCATCGTGGGTAGCCTGGCATTCCTCTGTCTGTTGGCACTGGCCATAACCTCCAACCGCTACAGTCAGCGTCGGCTGGGTCGCCGTTGGAAGCAACTGCATCGGCTCGTGTATGTCGTATTGGGCTTGGGACTGCTGCACTTTCTCTGGATCGTTCGCGCCGACCTGGAAGAGTGGTCCATATACGCGGCAGCTGGGGTGTTCCTGATGTTGCTTAGGGTGCCCGCCGTAGCGCGGCGTATTCCGCGTTTGATTGGGCGAAAACCAGTCACTCCAAAAAAGATCTGA
- the msrP gene encoding protein-methionine-sulfoxide reductase catalytic subunit MsrP, with translation MLIKLSRASDCKESEVTPEPIYLSRRSLMGVTASALAVSALPSWASAADPSRYEGVEAGSAPAWLNDKLGQTRWGAVTVQGEPITPFKDATHYNNFYEFGTGKGDPAANAGSLKTEPWSVVIDGEVGKPGRYALEDFMKPYQLEERIYRLRCVEAWSMVIPWIGFPISALLKQVEPTSKAKFIRFETLQDPKSMPGQRSGFALINWPYVEGLRLDEAMNPLAILGVGMYGRELPNQNGAPLRLVVPWKYGFKSVKSIVRISLVSEQPATTWENIAPSEYGFYANVNPEVDHPRWTQARERRLPSGLFSPNVRETAMFNGYGEEVASLYTGMDLRKNY, from the coding sequence ATGCTCATCAAGCTCTCACGTGCTTCGGACTGCAAAGAGTCCGAAGTCACCCCCGAACCGATCTATCTCTCTCGCCGCTCGCTCATGGGCGTCACCGCGTCAGCCTTGGCCGTCTCGGCACTTCCTTCCTGGGCATCCGCTGCCGATCCCTCTCGCTATGAAGGTGTCGAAGCTGGCAGCGCTCCTGCCTGGCTGAACGACAAGCTTGGTCAAACACGCTGGGGCGCGGTCACCGTGCAAGGCGAGCCGATCACGCCTTTCAAGGATGCCACCCACTACAACAACTTCTATGAGTTCGGCACCGGCAAAGGCGATCCGGCGGCCAACGCTGGCTCACTGAAAACCGAACCCTGGTCGGTCGTGATAGATGGCGAGGTCGGCAAGCCTGGGCGCTATGCCCTCGAAGACTTCATGAAGCCCTATCAGCTTGAAGAGCGCATCTATCGGCTGCGTTGCGTCGAGGCATGGTCCATGGTCATTCCCTGGATCGGCTTTCCCATCTCGGCCCTGCTCAAGCAGGTCGAGCCCACTTCGAAAGCCAAGTTCATCCGCTTCGAAACCTTGCAGGATCCCAAGAGCATGCCAGGCCAGCGTTCCGGCTTTGCCTTGATCAACTGGCCCTATGTAGAAGGCCTGCGCCTGGACGAAGCCATGAATCCCCTCGCGATTCTTGGCGTCGGCATGTATGGCCGTGAACTGCCCAACCAGAACGGCGCACCCCTGCGCCTGGTGGTGCCATGGAAATACGGGTTTAAAAGTGTCAAATCCATCGTCCGTATCAGCCTGGTCAGCGAGCAGCCTGCCACGACCTGGGAAAACATCGCGCCCAGCGAGTATGGCTTCTATGCCAACGTGAACCCCGAAGTCGATCACCCGCGCTGGACTCAGGCGCGTGAACGTCGTCTGCCCAGCGGGCTGTTCAGCCCCAATGTCCGCGAGACGGCAATGTTCAATGGCTACGGCGAGGAAGTGGCATCCCTCTACACCGGCATGGATCTGCGGAAAAACTACTGA
- the pssA gene encoding CDP-diacylglycerol--serine O-phosphatidyltransferase, with protein sequence MSERPEEPNKAPDAESLLPIDEHVEEGHDAEGRKVRHRGIYLLPNLFTTANLFAGFYSIINSISAQSAGNAAEASKYFAYAAIAIFVAMVLDSLDGRVARMTNTQSAFGAEYDSLSDMVAFGVAPALLAFGWALGDMGKVGWMVAFIYVAGAALRLARFNTQVGTADKRYFIGLASPAAAGVVAGLVWAFSDYGIQGSKMSFLVALLVAAAGMLMVSNIKYNSFKELDLKGRVPFVAILAVVLVFAVVFSDPPRILLLIFLAYAASGPVQYLLRMRRHKKAE encoded by the coding sequence ATGAGCGAACGTCCCGAAGAGCCAAACAAGGCTCCTGACGCCGAAAGCCTCCTGCCGATCGATGAGCATGTCGAAGAAGGGCATGACGCCGAAGGACGCAAAGTCCGGCACCGCGGCATCTATCTCCTGCCCAACCTGTTCACCACGGCGAACCTGTTTGCGGGTTTCTACTCGATCATCAACTCGATCAGTGCCCAGAGCGCCGGCAATGCCGCCGAAGCCAGCAAGTATTTCGCCTATGCAGCCATTGCAATCTTCGTCGCCATGGTGCTCGACAGCCTCGATGGCCGCGTTGCGCGCATGACCAACACCCAGAGCGCCTTTGGCGCAGAATACGACTCACTGTCCGACATGGTCGCATTCGGTGTTGCACCCGCGCTGCTGGCCTTTGGTTGGGCGCTGGGTGACATGGGCAAGGTCGGCTGGATGGTGGCCTTCATCTACGTCGCCGGCGCTGCACTGCGCCTGGCCCGTTTCAACACCCAGGTCGGCACGGCCGACAAACGCTACTTCATCGGTCTGGCCAGCCCGGCCGCTGCTGGTGTGGTGGCCGGTCTGGTATGGGCGTTCAGCGACTACGGCATCCAGGGCTCGAAGATGTCCTTCCTGGTAGCCCTGTTGGTGGCGGCCGCCGGCATGCTGATGGTCAGCAACATCAAGTACAACAGCTTCAAGGAGCTTGACCTCAAGGGTCGCGTTCCCTTCGTGGCGATCCTGGCGGTGGTATTGGTGTTCGCCGTGGTGTTCAGTGATCCGCCTCGTATCCTGCTGTTGATCTTCCTCGCTTACGCGGCGTCCGGCCCGGTACAGTATTTGTTACGCATGCGTCGTCACAAAAAGGCCGAGTAA
- the ilvC gene encoding ketol-acid reductoisomerase produces MKVYYDKDCDLSIIQGKKVAIIGYGSQGHAQACNLKDSGVDVTVGLRKGSATVAKAEAHGLKVADVATAVAGADLVMILTPDEFQSQLYKNEVEPNIKQGATLAFSHGFAIHYNQVVPRADLDVIMIAPKAPGHTVRTEFVKGGGIPDLIAIYQDASGNAKNVALSYASGVGGGRTGIIETTFKDETETDLFGEQAVLCGGTVELVKAGFETLVEAGYAPEMAYFECLHELKLIVDLMYEGGIANMNYSISNNAEYGEYVTGPEVINAESRQAMRNALKRIQDGEYAKMFINEGATNYPSMTAKRRNNAAHGIEVIGEQLRSMMPWIAANKIVDKAKN; encoded by the coding sequence ATGAAAGTTTACTACGACAAAGATTGCGACCTCTCGATCATCCAGGGCAAGAAAGTAGCCATCATCGGTTACGGCTCCCAGGGCCACGCCCAGGCGTGCAACCTGAAGGATTCGGGCGTCGACGTCACCGTGGGCCTGCGCAAGGGTTCGGCTACTGTCGCCAAGGCTGAAGCTCATGGCTTGAAAGTAGCCGACGTCGCCACTGCCGTCGCCGGTGCCGATCTGGTCATGATCCTGACCCCGGACGAGTTCCAGTCCCAGCTGTACAAGAACGAAGTCGAACCCAACATCAAGCAGGGCGCGACCCTGGCGTTCTCCCACGGCTTCGCCATTCACTACAATCAGGTCGTGCCACGTGCCGATCTGGACGTGATCATGATCGCACCCAAGGCACCAGGCCACACCGTGCGTACCGAGTTCGTCAAAGGCGGCGGTATTCCTGACCTGATCGCCATCTACCAGGACGCCTCGGGCAACGCCAAGAACGTCGCATTGTCGTACGCTTCGGGCGTAGGCGGCGGCCGTACCGGCATCATCGAAACCACGTTCAAGGACGAGACCGAAACCGACCTGTTCGGCGAGCAGGCCGTTCTGTGCGGCGGTACCGTCGAGCTGGTCAAGGCCGGTTTCGAAACCCTGGTCGAAGCTGGTTATGCACCAGAAATGGCCTACTTCGAGTGCCTGCACGAGCTCAAGCTGATCGTCGACCTCATGTACGAAGGCGGTATCGCCAACATGAACTACTCGATCTCCAACAACGCCGAATACGGCGAGTACGTGACCGGCCCGGAAGTTATCAACGCCGAATCGCGTCAGGCCATGCGCAATGCACTCAAGCGCATCCAGGACGGCGAGTACGCCAAGATGTTCATCAACGAAGGCGCCACCAACTACCCGTCGATGACCGCCAAGCGTCGCAACAACGCCGCTCACGGCATCGAAGTCATCGGCGAGCAACTGCGCTCCATGATGCCGTGGATCGCCGCCAACAAGATCGTCGACAAAGCCAAGAACTGA
- the ilvN gene encoding acetolactate synthase small subunit has translation MRHIISLLLENEPGALSRVVGLFSQRNYNIESLTVAPTEDPTLSRLTLTTVGQDEVIEQITKNLNKLIEVVKLVDLSESAHIERELMLVKVKATGAQRAEIKRTTDIFRGQIVDVSSSVYTVQLTGTSDKLDSFLQSIGTASILETVRSGVTGIARGDKVLSI, from the coding sequence ATGCGGCACATCATTTCGCTTTTGCTCGAGAACGAACCCGGCGCCCTGTCGCGCGTGGTAGGGCTGTTCTCGCAGCGCAACTACAACATCGAAAGCCTGACCGTGGCCCCCACCGAAGACCCGACCCTGTCGCGCCTGACGTTGACCACGGTAGGGCAGGATGAAGTGATCGAACAGATCACGAAGAACCTCAACAAGTTGATCGAGGTGGTCAAGCTGGTAGACCTGTCCGAAAGCGCTCACATCGAACGCGAACTGATGCTGGTCAAGGTCAAGGCCACTGGCGCCCAACGCGCCGAGATCAAACGCACCACGGACATCTTCCGTGGGCAGATCGTTGATGTCAGCAGTAGCGTCTACACCGTTCAGCTGACGGGCACCAGCGACAAGCTGGATAGCTTCCTGCAGTCTATCGGCACCGCCTCGATCCTCGAAACCGTGCGCAGTGGCGTGACCGGTATCGCTCGCGGCGACAAAGTGCTGAGCATCTAA